The DNA segment CCGGAAACGGCGCCTGGAGCGCGCCCTCGGATATCACGGTGCGCAACTGCGTCATCAAGGGCGCGGTCCGCCTTCAGGGGCTGGGCACCAACGGCCAGGCAAAGGCCGTCAAAGCGTCGTCGCTCACGGAGGATCACACCGCCTTTGCCCAGGCATCGGCTCCGGCGAACATCCTGTTGTCCGCTCTGACCATCGTCGCAGACGAGAGAGTGCCGCTTTATATCGGACCTGGGGTCACCAAAGTGCGTGTCGAAAAATCCACGTTTACGGGACGGAGCAACGGCCCGGCCCTTTATCTCGATGCGGAATCGGCTGAGAACACCATTTCCGAAAACCGGTTCGCGGTGGACAGCGCTCGCGAGCAGATCGCCATCGACGGGTCAGCAAGGAACACGATCAGCGCCAACACCTTCGACAACCCGGTGCGCGGCGGCATTTTTCTCTATCGCAACTGCGGCGAAGGCGGAACGATCCGCCACCAGAAACCGCAGCACAATACGATTTCCGGCAATATATTCGAATATCGCAGGACATTCCTGGTCAAGCCTGCGGTCTGGATGAACTCGCGCAACGGCATGCGGCTCTATTGCTTCCGCGACCCCGCGCACCCGTTCGGCAGCAGCCTCAGTTCGCAGGACTTCGCCCAGTTCAACACCGTGACCGGCAACCGCTTTACCGGCGCAACGCCGTCGCTGATCTGGAATTCCGACCCCAGCAATATCGTAACCGGCAATAGCGGGCAGTGACCGGACGGCTCGTTACCGGTTGGCAGGCCAGGACGCCGTCAGCATCTCGTTTAGGATTGCGCGTGCGGCGGCCTTCGGATCGGCGGCTTTCACGATGGGGCGGGCGACCACGAGATGGCTGGAGCCGGCCTTCAGGGCATCGTAGGGCGTCATCACTCTTTTCTGGTCCCCGGCCTCGCTGCCGGCCGGGCGGATGCCGGGCGTGACGATGGCCATGTCGGGACCGACGATATCGCGCACGGCGGTGGATTCCTCGGCCGAGCAGACGATACCGCCCATGCCTGCATCGCGGGCCTGTGCGGCGCGCCGCAGCACCAACGTGCGCGGATCATATTGATAGCCGGCGTCGATGACGTCCTGTTCGTCCATGGAGGTGAGCACGGTCACCCCGAGCAGGCAGAGACCGGACCCCTGCGCCGCCTCGACCGCCGCTTTCATCGCCTTCGGATAGGCATGCAGCGTCAGCATCGACATGCCCATCTTGGCGATGTTCTCGACGCCCTTGGCAACGGTGTTGTCGATATCGAGCAGCTTCATGTCGAGGAAGATCTTCTTGCCGTCAGCAGTGAGATCGCGGGCAAATTCCAGTCCACCGGCAAAGGCCAGTTGATAGCCGATCTTGTAGAACAGCACGTCGTCGCCAAGCGTCTTGACGATGCCCTCGGCCTCGCCGACGGTTGCGATATCAAGCCCGACAATCAGCCGGTCGCGAGCGGTCTCAGTCATTTTTGCCATCCTTGCCAGAGCTCCATCGCGGTCCAGTCGCATGCAAGGGAACGGTCTGCAAGGGAAAATGCGTAGAGGCAGCCGCCGCCTGCCGGCTGATCGCCGCCGCGTGAAATCGGCAGGCCCGAAAGGTGGCATTTCAGCAGCGTGCCGACGCCGCCATGCCCGACAAAGGCAATCGGCCTTGCCGGATCGTGCCGGTCAAGCACTGTCGTTACTGCGTCAACGATCCGCTTCTGCGCATCGATGGCCCGCTCCCAGCCCTGAAAACTCTGTTCAGGATAGGCAAAGAACCAGTCCGCCGCCCTCTCGAATTCGTCTGGCACGAGAAAACCGGTGGCGGAGCGGTCGTTTTCACCGGACTGCGCCAGCATTTCGACATCAATGCCGCCGGGATGGGCTATGATTGCCGCCGTTTCCAGCGCCTTGGTCTCGTCGCTAGAGAGAATACGGGAAAGCTGGCGTACCCAATCGCACTGCGCCGCCTGTTGCGCCCGCGCGATGCCGGTCTCGGACAGTCCCCAGCGCGGCACCGGCACATCCGGCTCAATGCGGATTTGCGGATGCGTGATGTAGACCCCGAACATTCGCCGGCCTCAATGCGTCTTGCGGTACACCCATAATTGCGCCGGCGGGATATTGCGCACGACGAAATCATAATGGGAAATCTGATAGCGATCCGGCATGGCAACGACGGGCGAGAGCGGCCCGTAGGAAATCTGGATCACGGGACGGCCGACGGGAATGCGCGACAGAAGATCGTCGATCAGCGAGACCCGCATATGCATCGGAAAGTTCAACAGCGGCACGGCGGAAATGACGCTGTCGAACTGCTGGTCGCGCCGCGCGCCGAGCGTCTTGTCGAGATCGAAGGCATCGCCATTGATGAAACCGACATCGGGAAAGGTTTTCACGAGGTGCTGATAGAAATCGGTGGAAAATTCCACGGAGACAAGATTTTCCGGCAGAATGCCTTTCTGCAGGATCGCCTTGGTGATGACGCCGGTGCCCGGGCCAAGCTCGAGAACGGGAAGGCCTGAATGCGGATTGACGACGCTCGCCATGCGCCGGGCGGTGATGCCGGATGTCGGCACGATCGAGCCGACGGCCTTCATATTGCTTCGCCACCCTTTGAAGAAACGGATTTCCTCATCGAATTTCTTGCCAAAACGCTCTTTCAGACGAAAATTCATGCGTATCTCCAGCAATCCCTCGCCCACGCTCAAACAGGCATCATACCCAATGGCGCAAACTTAGCGGCTCCAACCGCGCCATGATTATGTCGTACCCTGTGCGACAAAAACAAGTCATTTCGCGCCATTATATTACGTAGCCAACAACCGGGTAAATCCAGTCCCCAACTGACAAGCGCATACGAAAACGGCCGGATCAGGTCCGGCCGTTTTCCATCTCAAAACGCAGTACCGAGCCTAAACCCGCATCGGCATCAGAACATAGAGAGCGTCGTCGCCCGCCATGTCGCGCACCAGCGTCGGCGAGCCGGCATCGGCCAGCATGAAAACGGCGTCGGAGCCGGAAAGCTGGGCGGTAATATCCAGCAGATATTTGGCATTGAAGCCGATTTCCAGAGGCTCGTTGTCATAGCCGACCGCAAGCTCTTCCGTGGCACTGCCCGAATCCGGGTTGTTGACGGTGAGCGTCAATTGTCCGTCCGACAGCGCCAGCTTGACGGCGCGGCCACGCTCGGACGAAATCGTCGAAACGCGGTCAACGGCCTGTGCAAAGGACTGGCAGTCGATCTTCAGTTCCTTGTCGTTATTGGCCGGAATGACCCGCTGGTAGTCCGGGAACGTGCCGTCAATGAGCTTCGAGGTCATGATGATCGAGCCGATCGTCAGGCGAATCTTGGCATCCGACACTTCGACGGTGACGACCACATCCGGATTGTCGACCAGCTTCTGCAATTCGCTGACCGTCTTGCGCGGAATGATGATGCCGGGCATGCCTTCCGAGCCTGCCGGGGCTTCAAGGTCTGCGCGGGCAAGACGGTG comes from the Pararhizobium qamdonense genome and includes:
- a CDS encoding right-handed parallel beta-helix repeat-containing protein — its product is MFAGTKFAALSAGLFALFLSPGLSAAKPVQCDASVYERVRAPATKQDATVELSCNLTLSPGDIITKRLILSGAAASGTVLDCKGATLDGSRGTVNFSRPSILIRSTKPGNGAWSAPSDITVRNCVIKGAVRLQGLGTNGQAKAVKASSLTEDHTAFAQASAPANILLSALTIVADERVPLYIGPGVTKVRVEKSTFTGRSNGPALYLDAESAENTISENRFAVDSAREQIAIDGSARNTISANTFDNPVRGGIFLYRNCGEGGTIRHQKPQHNTISGNIFEYRRTFLVKPAVWMNSRNGMRLYCFRDPAHPFGSSLSSQDFAQFNTVTGNRFTGATPSLIWNSDPSNIVTGNSGQ
- the pyrF gene encoding orotidine-5'-phosphate decarboxylase is translated as MTETARDRLIVGLDIATVGEAEGIVKTLGDDVLFYKIGYQLAFAGGLEFARDLTADGKKIFLDMKLLDIDNTVAKGVENIAKMGMSMLTLHAYPKAMKAAVEAAQGSGLCLLGVTVLTSMDEQDVIDAGYQYDPRTLVLRRAAQARDAGMGGIVCSAEESTAVRDIVGPDMAIVTPGIRPAGSEAGDQKRVMTPYDALKAGSSHLVVARPIVKAADPKAAARAILNEMLTASWPANR
- a CDS encoding histidine phosphatase family protein, producing the protein MFGVYITHPQIRIEPDVPVPRWGLSETGIARAQQAAQCDWVRQLSRILSSDETKALETAAIIAHPGGIDVEMLAQSGENDRSATGFLVPDEFERAADWFFAYPEQSFQGWERAIDAQKRIVDAVTTVLDRHDPARPIAFVGHGGVGTLLKCHLSGLPISRGGDQPAGGGCLYAFSLADRSLACDWTAMELWQGWQK
- the pmtA gene encoding phospholipid N-methyltransferase PmtA, whose product is MNFRLKERFGKKFDEEIRFFKGWRSNMKAVGSIVPTSGITARRMASVVNPHSGLPVLELGPGTGVITKAILQKGILPENLVSVEFSTDFYQHLVKTFPDVGFINGDAFDLDKTLGARRDQQFDSVISAVPLLNFPMHMRVSLIDDLLSRIPVGRPVIQISYGPLSPVVAMPDRYQISHYDFVVRNIPPAQLWVYRKTH
- the dnaN gene encoding DNA polymerase III subunit beta, encoding MRITLERSNLLKSLNHVHRVVERRNTIPILSNVLLRSDGASLEMKATDLDLEITEATPAQVETPGATTVPAHLLYDIVRKLPDGSEVVLATNAEGTAMTVQSGRSKFSLQCLPQSDFPDLTAGAFTHTFRMKATDLKMLIDRTQFAISTEETRYYLNGIYIHTIESKGALKLRAVATDGHRLARADLEAPAGSEGMPGIIIPRKTVSELQKLVDNPDVVVTVEVSDAKIRLTIGSIIMTSKLIDGTFPDYQRVIPANNDKELKIDCQSFAQAVDRVSTISSERGRAVKLALSDGQLTLTVNNPDSGSATEELAVGYDNEPLEIGFNAKYLLDITAQLSGSDAVFMLADAGSPTLVRDMAGDDALYVLMPMRV